AATTTATTAGATGGTTTTATAATTATGGGTGATACTATAGATAATAGGGCAGTAACAAAAGTGGTATTTATCAACCTTAATAATAAAGCAACGCTTTTTAACAATAAAAACAAAGAAGATGTATTTGTTGAAAATGTGGATTACTTGGTATTTGACAAAGAAAGCATAATAAAACTTGATAGTTCTTTATGTGCAATTGATAGCGTAACTAAAAGTGGTTGTTATAATACATGGGGTTTAATTGATAACAAATTGATTATACAAACATACCCTTATGGTGAAGGACGGGTAGGTTTTGAATTTAAGCTCAGTAAAAAAGAAAAAGAATTTGTTATTAATGCTTTTACATCCCAGTTCAATGCTTTTAGGAAAAGCGTTAATTTAACCAAACAGTGGATGAACCTGTTTTCTTTCCCCTATGATAGCAATAATGTTAATAACATAAAAATCCGCATTGATAGCCCAGAGCCATTAAAATTCGAAGGGACATATGTAGCAACAGGCACAGATCAGGGAAATCAAATAAAAAAAGTTGAGGGGACAACACCCTATATTATTTATCTAAATTGTAAAACCCTTTCTATAACATTAAAGAAAAAGGAAAGAAAGGGAATGCTATATATGCAAATTATTAGAGACAATAAATTTGTTGTTGAAAACTTTACTTCTGATTCTAACCCAATAACCATTGATTGGTCAGATAGAATTGTTAGAAAACGTTAGCATTGCCAACTTTTATTTTGGGTGAAAAATGATATATATTATCATTATTGTCATATTCTTGCTTGTTCTGACGGTATATAAAATTGTATATAACAAAAATAATAAAGAGTATATAAGGATAAAAAAAGAAATTGAATTATCTAAGAAGGCTGGGAACCCAATTGTTGCAGTTATAAGGAGTGAATTGATAGATAAAGAAACATGTAAGTATTGCAGAGAAATTTTAGACTTAAAGGTTGTTAAAACAGATGATCCCAATTTCAAGAAATATTTTCTAAAGCTACCGCACGCTGGTTGTCGGGGTGTAAATATTTATATTTGCGAATCGGAAAGAGAAGAGTACAGAAACGATCCAAGGCGTAAATTTATACCACCAACCGTGGATCAATTAAAATGGATAAACGAAAAATAACGAACAGTTTTAAATAAGGAACATTTCAAACAATAAGGGTAATTTGATGCTCAGAATATTAATAATGGTAATGGCCCTGCTCTTCATATCCCCGCTGCTGGAAGGCATCCTCCGCAAATTCAAGGCGCTGGTGCATTCCCGGATCGGGCCGCCGTTGCTGCAGCCCTACTGGGACACCCTCAAGCTGCTGGGCAAGGATGATGTCCGTTCTCCCCATTCCATGCTGGGGGCGCTGCCGGCCTACTTAAGCCTGGCCGCCGTCCTGATGGCCGGGCTGCTGGTGCCGGTGGGCGGAAGCGCGGCTTTTGCCGGCGGCGATATGATACTGTTCCTCTATATGATAGGCTTCGCCTCGGTGTGCGTGATGCTGGCCGGGATGGACTCCGGCTCGCCCTACGCCTTTCTGGGCACTGCCCGGGAGATGATGACCTCCCTGACGGTGGAGCCGGTGCTGTTCATCACCCTGATCACGGCGGCCCTGAAGACCCACAGCTTCCGCTTTTCCGACATGGCCTTCTACCAGCAGTCCTCCGGCACCTCACTTTCCATGATCATCTCCGGCATCGCGCTGTTATTGGGCATCCAGGCCCAGCTGTCCAAACTGCCTTTCGACATCCCCGAGGCCGAGGGCGAGTTGATGGGCGGACCGTTCATCGAGATCTCCGGGCCGACCTTCGCCCTGTACCGCTGGGGCTTCATCATCAAACAGCTGATATTCTCCCTGATCCTGGTGCAGATATTCTTCCCCTGGACCTTCGGCCTCTCCGGCCTGTGGGCGGTGCTGGCACAGATCGCCAAGATATTGGTGGTGGTCCTGCTGGTCGGGCTGGTGGACGTGGTCAATCCCCGTCTGCGGATAGACCAGGCCATGATCTATTATTTCGGCGTGGTGCTGACGGCTTTGGTGGGACTGGTGTTTGCGTTGGTAGGAGCGTAAATTAGTCATTAGATAATAGGGATTGGATTATAGGGGAACCATTAATATCTTCGTGTGCTCTGTGGTAAAAAGCAAGTAACTCTTAACAGAAGAATTTTATATGATACTATCAAAATTAAAAGAAGCCCTCATTTGCTTCAAGAACCTGCGGGTCACCTTCCCCTATCCGCTGAAGCGGAATATCGAGGCCCTTCCGGTGGAGGGTTTCCGGGGCAAGCTGACCATAGACGTGGCCAAGTGTATCGGCTGCGCCGGCTGCGCCAATGTCTGCCCCTCGCGGCTGATAGTGATCACCGACCGCCAAGCTGTCCGCAAGCTGGACTTCTACCTGGAGCGCTGCACCTACTGCGGCCGCTGCGCCGATGTCTGCCCCGAGAAGGCCATCACCATGACCCAGGAATTCGAAACCGCCACCAACGACGTCCACAACGACATGCATATCTCGGCCGAGGTTTACATGGGGACCTGCCAGCGCTGCGGCCGGTGCTTTGAGACCCAGACCATCATAGACAAAATGATGACGGTGGGGTTCAGGAACGGGACGGGGGCGTAACGACCGTAGGGAGTTGGAGAAGCGCAATAGAAAGTCTGGCGATGTCTGAAATGCCAGACAGGATGGCATGATGATGATTAATTGTGTATACGAAAGGATGGAGTAAATATGGAACTGAAGTTTCAGAAACTGGAAGTATGGAATATTTCACTGGAATGCATCGATAAAGTGTACGCTTTGCTGGAGAAGTATCCCAAGTCCGAAGAATATATCCTGAAACAGCAAGGAAAGAGATCGGTAACTTCAATTGCCCTGAACATTGCGGAAGGAAGCTGTAAGCATACCAAAAAAGATTTCGCTCATTATATCAATACTGCTGTCGGCTCTTTGGTGGAAACAATAGCGAATCTCAAAATCGGCGTCGCCCGAAAATATATTTCCCCGGCGGAGTTTAAAGGAGCAGAACCATTGTTAGACAAATTATATTTCAAGCTTCTGGCGTTGGAAAAATCGCTGCGGGCATAACCTCGCCAGACCTTCAGAGGGACATCTCTGACGCAATATCATCGATTGGCTAAAGAAGCAGGCATCTCAAACAGTGCACGTCATATATCGTTAACTCCTCAAACATTATTTAAGCTTTTATCAAGAAGAGAGTATGGGTGATTTAATCACAACCTTAATGGCCTGCCACTTCATTGCTTCGGTGGGTGCGGCCGAGATCAGGAATTTAAAGACAGCCACCCTGTTCCTGTTGGTGCAGTCGCTGCTGCTGTCGTTCATCATCGTGGCCTTTGCAGAGAAAAGCCAGAACTACACCCTGTACTGGTGGGCGGTAATGACCTTCATCACCAAGGTGATAATCATCCCCGGGCTGTTGTGGTGGCACATCAAACGCACCGAGTTCATTGAGGTAAAGCCTCTGGTGAGCTTCGTGGTGTCGTTCATAATCCTGTCCGTATTCCTGATCGTCTTCTACCAGATGATCCGCACCTATGTGGGCTTCATCGCCCCGACGGTGGAGGCCACCATCGAGCCGGCCCGCTCGTCGCTGGCCCTGGCCTTCACCATCTTTGTACTGGGACTGTACGTGCTGGTGGTCCACCGTGATGCGGTCAAGATAATCATCGGCCTGCACCTGATAGAGAACGGCGTCCACCTGGCCCTGGTGACCCTGGTGCCCAAGCTTCCGGTGACCACCATCCTGGGGATAGTCTCCAACGTAGTGGTGGCCGCGGTGATGCTGCTGTTCCTCACCGAGAGCATCTACAAGGCCTTCGGCAGCGCTGATACCATGAAGCTGTCCAGCCTGAAACGATAGAAAAGGAGCATAAAATGGTCAACAAGGATGTTTTGAAAAAGCTGAACTTCTTCAGCGATTTCTCCGATGCCGAGCTGGAGAAACTGGCTCCGCTGTTCAGCCAGCGCAGTTATAGCGCCGATCAGGTAATGATCCCGGAACGGGCGCCCAACAAAGAGATGATAATCCTGGTGGAGGGCAAGGTGGCGGTGGAGGTGGCCACCAGCCTTTCCGAAAATGCCGACCGTCTGGTGCTGACCATGGAGATCAGCCCCGGCCGCATCATCGAATGGTCCGACGCCTTCGACCTGGTGCAGAGCGGCGGCACCGCCTCGGCCCGGGCGGTCAGCGACGTCAAAGCGCTGGTGGCCGAGGGGCAGCAGGTATGTCAACTGTGCACCACTGAGCCCCAGATGGGGATCAAAATGCTGCAGCTGATACTGCAGGTGCTGGCCTCGCGATTAAAAGATACCAGGATGCAATTGGTCAGCATGGCCGCTCAGAGTCAATAAGTTGTTAGTCATCGCGAGAAGATTATCGTTGATGGGCAAACGAAGCGATCCAGGCATTTTAGATTGCTTCGTCAGATAGTCGGGGAAGCCGTCTCGCAATGACCAAAGACAGCGACAAGATAATTTAATAAGCATCAAAGCAATAAAGTAGAGTAAGTATATGGTTGTAACTATCAATCCCATGGTGGTGTCGATACTGCCGTTCCTGGTTTTCATGGTCCCCTTGGTGTTCGGCGGGCTGATATTCGCCCTGGGCCGGTTGGGAAAGATCGTTCGCCATGGCCTGGCTTTGACCGGTATAGGCCTGACCCTGCTGATCGCCATCATGATGACCGTCCGGGTTTTAAACGGAGAGGTGCTCACCTGGTGGGGCAACAATTTCTACGTGGACGGGCTGTCCACCCTGATGGAGCTGGCGGCCAGCGTGATGGGGGTGATAGTGGTGGTCTACTCCATGAAATATTTCGGGGCCAAGACCGAGATAGAGGAGGCCCACCCTTACACCAGCATGACCACTTACTACGGGCAGATCCTGGTCTTTCTGGGCCTGATGAACTGGACCTGCGCCACCAATAACATCATCATGCTGTATGTCTCTCTGGAGTTCACCACCCTGGCCACCGTTTTTCTGGTGACCTTCCACTGGAACAAACCGGCCCTGGAGGCGGGATATAAATACCTGTTGCTGGTTACGGTAGGCGTGGTGTTCGCACTGTTGGGCTCGGTGCTGTTGTATTCGGCGGCCACCCCGTTCCTGCCGGTCTCCCGGGTGCTGCTGTTGACCGAGCTGGGGACCATCGCCACCAAGATACCCAGCAACATCGTGCTGCTGGCCGCCGCCTTTATGGTGGTGGGTTTCGGAACCAAGGCCGGGCTGGTGCCCTTTCACGCCTGGCTGCCCGACGCCCACGCCGAGGCTCCGGCTCCGGTGTCGGCTTTGTTGTCCGGCATAGTCATCAAGGTGGGGGCCTACGCTTTGGCTAGGACCATCTCGGTGTTCGCCCCGCACTACGGCACCATTCCCCTGTTCATCGCCATCCTCTGCTCCATCTCCATGGTCGTGGGCATGATGATGGCCATGACCCAGAACGACCTCAAGCGGATGCTGGCCTATTCCTCGGTGGCCCAGATTGCCTATGTCATCGAGGGGCTGGGCATGGGCACCTACCTGGGGATCTACGGCGGGCTGATGCACCTGATCAACCACACTATTATCAAGGGACTGCTGTTCCTGGCGGTGGGAGCCATCATCTATTCGGCCGGAAAACGCAAGATATCCGAGCTATCCAAAGTAAAATTCAAAATGCCCCTGACGGCCTTCGCCTTTTTTGTGGGGGTGTTTGCACTTTCGGGGATGCCGCCTTTTAACGGTTTCGTTTCCAAGTTTACCCTGTTCCTGGCATTGGGCGAGGCCAAACTGATGTGGGCGGCCATCATCGGCATCATCACCTCGCTGTTCACCCTGGTCTGCTTCTTTCGGGCCGGGTATAAGATCTTCTGGTCGGAAAAGGAAGTTCACGCAGTCGGCGCCGAGGCCACCACCGCCACCGAGGTTCCGGCGGCCATGTGGGTGGGAATGGTCCTGCTGGCTGTCGCGGCCATCGTGCTGGGGGTGTTTCCCCAGATAATGCATCCCCTGTTGGACAGCGCCACCAAGTGCATTTTGAGGATATTGATCGGGGGCTAACTGTAATTGTATTACATTGTTTAACAGGCTAAACAAGTTTAAGAAGTTTAAGTTATGGCAAAATCTTTTGAAGAGTTGAAAATATGGCAACAGGCCAGAGAATTGACAAATATTGTTTATAAACTAACCGGACAAAACAAGTTTCTCAAAGATAATAGCCTGAATAACCAAATGCGAAGAGCTGCTGTATCAATAATGGCTAATATTGCCGAGGGTTTTGAACGGGGAGGAAATACAGAGTTTATCCAGTTTTTATACATAGCGAAAAGCTCTTGTGGCGAGTTAAGAAGCCATTTTGTAGTGGCGTTAGATCAGCAATATATCACTGATACGGATTTTAACTCGTCAAGAGAAAAAGCCGCTGGACTTTCAGCTATGATAAGCAACATGATTACATATTTGAAGAAAAGCAAAATTAAAGGCGAGAAATACCTTTAACCCTTTTGAACATATTAAACTTCTTAAACATACAGATAGGTATAAAATGAAAAAGGCACTTGTTACGGTAACAATTTTACTGGCCGCAACGACATTATTGGTTCTCTCGGGCTGCGAGGGCGGCGGGGAACAGATTCGGATCGGGGTGGCCGCCCCGCTGACCGGAGAGCAGGCCAAGGCCGGACAGGATGTCCTGCATGGCGTCCAGCTGGCGGTCTCCGAATGGAATGCCAAGGGCGGGGTGCTGGGCAAAAGGATAGTGATCATCGCCGGGGATGACCGGGCCGATGAGAAGGAAGCATATATCGTGGCCGAGAAGCTGGCCAATCAGCGCGTCTGCGGAATAGTCGGGCACTACAACAGCCACTGCTCCATCGCCGGCAGCCGGATATATAATCAAAGAATGCTTCCGCAGATCTCTCCGTCCTCCACCAATCCCAAATTCACCGAGCAGGGATTTATTAATGTGTTCCGCACCTGCGGGCGCGATGACCAGCAGGGCCGGGTGGCGGCCGATTTCGCGATCAATAACCTGAAGGTAAAAAAGGTGGCCCTCTTTAACGATGGCACCACCTATGGCCGCGGACTTACCGAGGAGTTCAAGAAATTGATCATCGCTTCGATACAGCTGCCGGCCGGTTCCAGAGGCAAAAACGCCATTCCGGCAGTTGAGATCGTGGCCGAAGCCGAGCTGCAGCCGGTCAATGAGGGCCAGGCCCCCGGCTATGACGCAGTGCTGGACCCGCTGATCAGCATTCAGCCGGATCTGGTCTACTTCGGCGGCAGCTATCCCGAAGGAGCGGTGCTGGTGCGGAAGATCAAGGAGCGCAAGTTAAAGAGCGTCTTCATGGCCGGCGATGCCATTGCCAATTCGGTATATCTAAAAGCCGGGGGCATTGCCACGGAGGGCACCTATTTCACCTTCGGTCCGGCGGTGGAGGACATGCCCGAGGCCGGCAGGTTCTACGGCTCGTTCAAGGCCCGCTACGGCGAGATCGGGCCGTATTCGGTCTATTCCTATGACGCCGCCATGGTGCTGTTGCAGGCCATCGAAAAGGCCGGGATCACCGCCGGGGATTCGCTGGTCAGCGTGCTGCATTCCCAGAAGTTCTCCGGGGCCCTGGGCGAGATTGATTTCAATGCGAAGGGCGACATCACGGCCGCGCCGTATGTCATCTGGAGGGTCAAGGGCGGGGAGTTTATTCCGGTGAAAGAGGGGGCGGAAAATACTGACAAGTAGACAAGCAAGGGGTTAAGCAGGTATACGATGGAGATACAATGGGGATACGATTGTTATAATTGGCGATGAGGTGCGCAAAGATGGGCGGGGAGATAAAAGATTTTACAGATCTTGAAATATATCAACTGGCCCTGGGTTTAGCTGATTGGGTTTATGACATTTCTGCAGAATTTCCCAAGGAGGAAATTTTTAATTTGACTTCCCAGATGAGAAGATCGGCGGTTTCCGTAGGGGCCAACATAGCCGAAGGCTTTGGCAGATATACTTATAAAGAAAGAACTCGCTTTTGTATTTATTCCCGCGGCTCATTAGCAGAAACAAAAAGCCATGTATTATTCAGTCACCGAAGGAAATACATATCAGATATTCAGTTAGCGGAATATTCAGCTAAACATAAAAATCTTTCCGTAAAACTTAACAATTATATTAGTTCTCTGAATAAGAAAGCAAACGGCCCTGAATAACAAAAGCATAACCATTGTATCACAATAGGAATTTCAATCGTATTGCCATCACAGTATATTAAGCCAGAAAGTAGAATATGTTCCTAAAAAAACTTTGCGCCAAAGCGTTCACTAAATCGCTGTGGATCTACCACATCAACACCGGGTCGTGCAACGGCTGTGACATCGAGATCGTGGACGTGATCACGCCCTACTACGATGCCGAACGGTTCGGGATCAAGCTGGCCGGCTCTCCCCGCCATGCCGACATCATGCTGGTTTCCGGGCCGGTCACCCGGCAGGCCCTGCCGTCATTAAAGCGGGCCTATGCCGCCATTCCCGATCCCAAGCTGGTGATCGTGGTGGGCTCCTGCGGGTGCGGTGGAAATATGTGGTTCGATACTTACAACGTGATTGGCGGGGTGGACAAGGTGATACCGGTCAACTTCTATATACCGGGCTGCCCGCCCCGGCCCGAGGCCATCCTTTACGGAGTGGCGGTGGCCCTGGGTCTGGCTCCCAAGAAGGTGCAGGCGGAGGTTTCGGCTGAAGGGCCGATCCGGGAGGGAATGTGGAAATGAAACAATTTGAAAAGCAAAAAGCAAAAAGCAAAAAGCAAAAGTTCAGCCGGCACTATATGGCAACAATTATGTTTTCTGCCATCTGCTTTCTGAATTTAGCTGGCTGCGGGAACCTGCCCCAGGGGCGCTACGGCCAGGAGGCGGTTAAGATAGCGGTGCTGCCGGCCTACTCCACCGCCGCCATGAGCGCCAGATTTCTGCCACTGCTGGACAAGCTTTCCCGTGAGACCGGCTTTGACATGCAGTATATCTCCGCCGAGAACATCGCCAGCTTCGGGGCTTCCATAGAAAATTCCCAGGCCCAGCTGGTGATCTGCGACGCCTTGACCTTCCTGACCCTGCAGAAGACCAAGAATGCCGTGGCTCTTGCCATCGGCCGGGACCAGTCCGGCTCCGCCGAAACCAGCGGACTGATAATCACATCTTTTCCGGCATATGCCAAGGGGATCAACGACGTCTCCAAGCTAAAGGACCGGGCGATCTGCTGCGCCTCCAAGCAGTCGTCCGAGGGCTATCTCTCCCAGGCAAAATATCTTTTTGACCAAGGGATCGATCCGGAACGCGATCTGAGGATAGTAACCGTCGGACAGCTGGACCGGGTGCTGGCCAGCCTGGATAAGGGCGATTTTGCGGCCGGTTTCGTTCCCCTGTCTCTTTGGAACGACAGCCTGGCCAAATATTACAAAGTCCTGGCGACCGGCCAACCGGTGCCCAACTGGGCGCTGGCATCCCTTCAGGGCGGCCATACCGAAATGGACGACATGGTCAAGGATGCCATCTTGGCCTTGGATCCCGCCAAATCGGAGGATCAAAAAATACTATCTGGGCTGGGCTTTTATCGTTTTGCCGAAACCGGCAGTGTTGACTTCCGGGCATTTTCCGAAATGGCCGACCAAATGAAAACACCATACTGATATATTCCCCGCTGGCCGCCGCCGGGCATATTGATAACAACCTGACAGACTCTGCCCGTTCAACGGCGGAGGAGCAAAGGGATCGATGTTAAAAGCAAGAAAAAACCAAGCAAGAATTGGATCGATGAAACATAATTACAGCATATGTCCGCATTGCGGCTGCGGCTGCGGCTTTTACCTGGTGGAGCAGGACGGGATGGTAAGCGGGGTAAGTGCCAGCCAGAATCATTACCTGGGACAGGGCCAGTTGTGCGCCAGGGGATGGACCGCTCATCAGCTGCTGACCGCAGATAAAAGGGTCAAACAACCGGTGATCAGGAACGGCCAGGGACTGTCGGCGTCTTCCTGGGACAAGGCGCTGGAGACGGCGGCCAAAAAATTGAAGGCGGTCCGGGAAAAACACGGCCAGAACAGTATAGGCATCATTGCCTCATCCCGACTGACCAACCGCGAGGCTTATACTGTAAAGGCTTTTGCCCAGTCGGCGCTGGAGACCCAGAATTACGACAGCGCGGCGCGGCTGTGCGCCGTGCCCATGAAGTTCCCCAACCAGGCGGGTTCCCAGAGCCTTGACCAGGCCGATCTGATAGTGGTGATCGGGTCCAATCTGCTGGAGGATAATCCGATCCTGGGTCAGCGGGTGCTTTCCCGGTGCAAGCCGGAAGACGACCGGCCTTATGTTTCTCCAGATCTGGCCCATGTGATCCCCGGGCCTTCGGCCAAGCTTGTAGTGTTGGACAGCCAGAAGAACCCGCTGGCAAAGCATGCCGGACTATTCCTGTGGTCCCGGCCGGGCCGGGAGGGCCATGTGCTGACGGCACTTTTAAAACAGCTGGTGGAAAAACATAATATTCAATCAGCCGATCCTGAATTCCGCAAACTGAAGGAAACCCTCTCCAAACTTTCGCCAGGGCAGTTGCTGGACGGCTCGGGCGTCAACCATACCGACCTGGAAACCCTGGCCAAGGACCTTTCCTCGGCCAAGTCGCCGGTCCTGCTGTTCGGAAAAAATCTGCTGCACCAACCGGAAGCTTTTGAGGCCTGGACCGCCCTGTCGAATATAGCTCTGCTGCTGCAAGACAGATTATCGGTGCTTCCGGTGATGAACGGAGCCAACGACTACGGCGCCGGCCGAATCCTTAATTCGCCGGACGGCCTGAGCTACATGGAGATCATCGAAGCGGCCGGCAAAAAGCGCCTCAAGGGGCTGATTCTGATAGGTGAGGATCCACTGAAGACGATGCCGGGGAGGGAATCGGTGGAGAAGGCTCTTGCCCAGCTGGAGACCCTG
The sequence above is a segment of the Candidatus Edwardsbacteria bacterium genome. Coding sequences within it:
- a CDS encoding four helix bundle protein; this encodes MAKSFEELKIWQQARELTNIVYKLTGQNKFLKDNSLNNQMRRAAVSIMANIAEGFERGGNTEFIQFLYIAKSSCGELRSHFVVALDQQYITDTDFNSSREKAAGLSAMISNMITYLKKSKIKGEKYL
- a CDS encoding branched-chain amino acid ABC transporter substrate-binding protein, with the protein product MKKALVTVTILLAATTLLVLSGCEGGGEQIRIGVAAPLTGEQAKAGQDVLHGVQLAVSEWNAKGGVLGKRIVIIAGDDRADEKEAYIVAEKLANQRVCGIVGHYNSHCSIAGSRIYNQRMLPQISPSSTNPKFTEQGFINVFRTCGRDDQQGRVAADFAINNLKVKKVALFNDGTTYGRGLTEEFKKLIIASIQLPAGSRGKNAIPAVEIVAEAELQPVNEGQAPGYDAVLDPLISIQPDLVYFGGSYPEGAVLVRKIKERKLKSVFMAGDAIANSVYLKAGGIATEGTYFTFGPAVEDMPEAGRFYGSFKARYGEIGPYSVYSYDAAMVLLQAIEKAGITAGDSLVSVLHSQKFSGALGEIDFNAKGDITAAPYVIWRVKGGEFIPVKEGAENTDK
- a CDS encoding cyclic nucleotide-binding domain-containing protein translates to MVNKDVLKKLNFFSDFSDAELEKLAPLFSQRSYSADQVMIPERAPNKEMIILVEGKVAVEVATSLSENADRLVLTMEISPGRIIEWSDAFDLVQSGGTASARAVSDVKALVAEGQQVCQLCTTEPQMGIKMLQLILQVLASRLKDTRMQLVSMAAQSQ
- a CDS encoding NADH-quinone oxidoreductase subunit B family protein — translated: MFLKKLCAKAFTKSLWIYHINTGSCNGCDIEIVDVITPYYDAERFGIKLAGSPRHADIMLVSGPVTRQALPSLKRAYAAIPDPKLVIVVGSCGCGGNMWFDTYNVIGGVDKVIPVNFYIPGCPPRPEAILYGVAVALGLAPKKVQAEVSAEGPIREGMWK
- a CDS encoding NADH-quinone oxidoreductase subunit H — translated: MLRILIMVMALLFISPLLEGILRKFKALVHSRIGPPLLQPYWDTLKLLGKDDVRSPHSMLGALPAYLSLAAVLMAGLLVPVGGSAAFAGGDMILFLYMIGFASVCVMLAGMDSGSPYAFLGTAREMMTSLTVEPVLFITLITAALKTHSFRFSDMAFYQQSSGTSLSMIISGIALLLGIQAQLSKLPFDIPEAEGELMGGPFIEISGPTFALYRWGFIIKQLIFSLILVQIFFPWTFGLSGLWAVLAQIAKILVVVLLVGLVDVVNPRLRIDQAMIYYFGVVLTALVGLVFALVGA
- a CDS encoding 4Fe-4S dicluster domain-containing protein; its protein translation is MILSKLKEALICFKNLRVTFPYPLKRNIEALPVEGFRGKLTIDVAKCIGCAGCANVCPSRLIVITDRQAVRKLDFYLERCTYCGRCADVCPEKAITMTQEFETATNDVHNDMHISAEVYMGTCQRCGRCFETQTIIDKMMTVGFRNGTGA
- a CDS encoding four helix bundle protein — translated: MGGEIKDFTDLEIYQLALGLADWVYDISAEFPKEEIFNLTSQMRRSAVSVGANIAEGFGRYTYKERTRFCIYSRGSLAETKSHVLFSHRRKYISDIQLAEYSAKHKNLSVKLNNYISSLNKKANGPE
- a CDS encoding phosphate/phosphite/phosphonate ABC transporter substrate-binding protein — protein: MKQFEKQKAKSKKQKFSRHYMATIMFSAICFLNLAGCGNLPQGRYGQEAVKIAVLPAYSTAAMSARFLPLLDKLSRETGFDMQYISAENIASFGASIENSQAQLVICDALTFLTLQKTKNAVALAIGRDQSGSAETSGLIITSFPAYAKGINDVSKLKDRAICCASKQSSEGYLSQAKYLFDQGIDPERDLRIVTVGQLDRVLASLDKGDFAAGFVPLSLWNDSLAKYYKVLATGQPVPNWALASLQGGHTEMDDMVKDAILALDPAKSEDQKILSGLGFYRFAETGSVDFRAFSEMADQMKTPY
- a CDS encoding NADH-quinone oxidoreductase subunit K — translated: MGDLITTLMACHFIASVGAAEIRNLKTATLFLLVQSLLLSFIIVAFAEKSQNYTLYWWAVMTFITKVIIIPGLLWWHIKRTEFIEVKPLVSFVVSFIILSVFLIVFYQMIRTYVGFIAPTVEATIEPARSSLALAFTIFVLGLYVLVVHRDAVKIIIGLHLIENGVHLALVTLVPKLPVTTILGIVSNVVVAAVMLLFLTESIYKAFGSADTMKLSSLKR
- a CDS encoding oxidoreductase, which encodes MVVTINPMVVSILPFLVFMVPLVFGGLIFALGRLGKIVRHGLALTGIGLTLLIAIMMTVRVLNGEVLTWWGNNFYVDGLSTLMELAASVMGVIVVVYSMKYFGAKTEIEEAHPYTSMTTYYGQILVFLGLMNWTCATNNIIMLYVSLEFTTLATVFLVTFHWNKPALEAGYKYLLLVTVGVVFALLGSVLLYSAATPFLPVSRVLLLTELGTIATKIPSNIVLLAAAFMVVGFGTKAGLVPFHAWLPDAHAEAPAPVSALLSGIVIKVGAYALARTISVFAPHYGTIPLFIAILCSISMVVGMMMAMTQNDLKRMLAYSSVAQIAYVIEGLGMGTYLGIYGGLMHLINHTIIKGLLFLAVGAIIYSAGKRKISELSKVKFKMPLTAFAFFVGVFALSGMPPFNGFVSKFTLFLALGEAKLMWAAIIGIITSLFTLVCFFRAGYKIFWSEKEVHAVGAEATTATEVPAAMWVGMVLLAVAAIVLGVFPQIMHPLLDSATKCILRILIGG
- a CDS encoding four helix bundle protein; the protein is MELKFQKLEVWNISLECIDKVYALLEKYPKSEEYILKQQGKRSVTSIALNIAEGSCKHTKKDFAHYINTAVGSLVETIANLKIGVARKYISPAEFKGAEPLLDKLYFKLLALEKSLRA
- a CDS encoding molybdopterin-dependent oxidoreductase, producing MKHNYSICPHCGCGCGFYLVEQDGMVSGVSASQNHYLGQGQLCARGWTAHQLLTADKRVKQPVIRNGQGLSASSWDKALETAAKKLKAVREKHGQNSIGIIASSRLTNREAYTVKAFAQSALETQNYDSAARLCAVPMKFPNQAGSQSLDQADLIVVIGSNLLEDNPILGQRVLSRCKPEDDRPYVSPDLAHVIPGPSAKLVVLDSQKNPLAKHAGLFLWSRPGREGHVLTALLKQLVEKHNIQSADPEFRKLKETLSKLSPGQLLDGSGVNHTDLETLAKDLSSAKSPVLLFGKNLLHQPEAFEAWTALSNIALLLQDRLSVLPVMNGANDYGAGRILNSPDGLSYMEIIEAAGKKRLKGLILIGEDPLKTMPGRESVEKALAQLETLVVIDSYPNDCSEKAEVVLPWQLSLEKDGSFYNLDGKEQPFKAASAPDKDSRALGDILEYLAKAMGGKLGINEKLPEPEVVKLDPFKTIEIESEALPFNLELGSVYPHLYGDEGQIFNSYHLAREFTGGYIELHPEDIADLGLRAGWKAKVVSDAGSMVAVIKANPNIYKKTAFVPVHFGGNVLAPFQYDAKLKTPVFKGISIKIEKI